Proteins encoded in a region of the Amphiprion ocellaris isolate individual 3 ecotype Okinawa chromosome 21, ASM2253959v1, whole genome shotgun sequence genome:
- the LOC111578551 gene encoding HMG box-containing protein 1-like, translated as MMVWEVVTPAVLPSDPKYHNLQEAEPQAEHTGMVMDTDGDQSHDPLRCDEHFPSSPDFPTSDSYMEYDDLPDLQEVQEEATAAPVYQVEVGVSHQERRAHTQAHNSQPPDTHWLTQLAHIATGPQSPLLQESPRSSSSSVCIPSTSSDLHSYARPPPPPPLPSSTLSSPRGHLRERRRSRKSSECGSAVSTRSSLSDDEDMGWSFSCPPTAWHCFLKGTHLRFHSGSNVEWQDAEDLEEDAADEEQSRFLKSYGSEGLQLVEHAEIVLSGEAVLQLTFDPGAFGCTPMTAHCHLDHPFYVKNKGWSSFYPSLTVVHYGIPCYEMEVGDVCLPPGHRDAKHTDDSLVFDTFRSYDFTPLDSSAVYVLSSMARRRHVSQSSREAVSPDRDVLQDPHSPSHSHSSQQKAARGRPVGTQGGNAATPTKCKRPMNAFMLFAKKFRVEYTQMYPGKDNRAISVLLGERWKKMRSEERRTFTVQAKALADEQKRLNPDCWKRKRTNSGCQGN; from the exons GAATGGTGATGGATACAGATGGAGACCAATCACATGATCCGCTCCGCTGTGACGAACACTTCCCATCCTCGCCCGACTTCCCCACCAGCGATAGTTACATGGAATATG ACGACCTCCCCGATCTACAGGAGGTTCAAGAAGAAGCAACAGCAGCACCTGTTTACCAGGTGGAGGTGGGTGTGTCGCACCAGGAGcgacgcgcacacacacaagcacacaactCGCAGCCTCCGGACACACACTGGCTGACACAACTGGCACACATCGCCACTGGACCTCAGAGCCCACTGCTACAGGAATCTCCTCGCAGCAG CTCGTCTTCAGTCTGCATCCCCAGCACCAGCAGTGATCTACACTCCTACGctcggcctcctcctcctcctcctctccccagcAGCACCTTGTCGTCCCCCAGGGGTCACCTCAGGGAGCGTCGGCGCAGCAGG aagaGCAGTGAATGTGGCTCTGCAGTGTCAACCAGATCCTCTCTGTCTGATGATGAGGACATGGGCTGGAGCTTCTCCTGCCCACCAACTGCCTGGCACTGCTTCCTCAAAg GAACTCATCTGCGTTTCCACAGTGGCTCTAATGTGGAGTGGCAGGACGCTGAAGACTTGGAGGAAGACGCTGCTGATGAGGAGCAGTCCAGATTTCTGAAG AGTTATGGCTCTGAGGGTCTCCAGCTGGTGGAGCATGCAGAGATCGTTTTGTCTGGCGAGGCTGTCCTACAGCTGACTTTTGACCCCGGGGCATTTGGATGTACCCCCATGACCGCCCACTGCCACCTTGATCACCCCTTCTATGTCAAAAACAAAG GGTGGTCGTCATTCTACCCGAGCCTGACTGTGGTGCATTATGGGATACCGTGCTATGAAATGGAAGTAGGAGATGTGTGCCTTCCCCCTGGACACAGAGATGCAAAGCACACGGATGATTCACTGGTCTTTGACACATTCAGAAG TTATGACTTCACTCCTCTGGACTCGTCTGCGGTTTACGTGCTGAGCAGTATGGCCAGACGGCGACACGTCTCCCAGTCCAGCAGAGAAGCTGTTTCTCCAGACAGAGACGTGTTACAAG ACCCGCACAGTCCCAGTCATTCCCACTCCAGTCAGCAGAAGGCAGCCAGAGGTCGGCCTGTCGGCACACAAGGAGGCAACGCTGCCACGCCAACCAAGTGCAAGCGGCCAATGAACGCCTTCATGCTGTTTGCCAAGAAGTTCAGAGTGGAGTACACACAGATGTACCCAGGCAAGGACAACAG AGCGATCAGCGTCCTCCTCGGTGAGCGGTGGAAGAAAATGCGAAGTGAGGAGCGTCGCACATTCACAGTACAGGCCAAAGCACTCGCAGACGAGCAGAAAAGACTCAACCCAGACTGCTGGAAACGCAAACGAACCAACTCT GGTTGTCAAGGAAATTAA